A genomic window from Camelina sativa cultivar DH55 chromosome 2, Cs, whole genome shotgun sequence includes:
- the LOC104740965 gene encoding major pollen allergen Ole e 10-like produces MSSQLLTFFLLLSAVAIPVVTSNRQWCIAKYTASTEQLQANIDYACSFNNVDCRPIQPGGSCYEPNTLLDHASYAMNFYYQNNGRIDSACSFGRTGCFIFNDPSHGSCVYYT; encoded by the coding sequence atgTCATCGCAGCTGTTAACATTCTTTCTCCTTCTATCTGCTGTGGCGATTCCTGTCGTGACTAGCAACAGACAATGGTGTATAGCGAAGTACACTGCGTCGACCGAACAGTTACAAGCTAATATCGATTATGCTTGTAGCTTTAATAATGTTGACTGTAGACCGATCCAGCCCGGTGGAAGTTGCTATGAACCTAATACTTTACTAGACCATGCATCGTATGCCATGAACttttattatcaaaataatggTCGTATCGATAGTGCTTGCAGTTTTGGCAGAACGGGCTGTTTTATTTTTAACGACCCAAGTCACGGTTCATGTGTCTACTACACTTGA